In the Bacteroidia bacterium genome, one interval contains:
- a CDS encoding T9SS type A sorting domain-containing protein has protein sequence MKKINRLLMAGLLLPFALMASNLPEHHHSHENEKPLAAEARANPATQALLRNAAPWQKFEQQHGNWNVVFNETTGIPSRAFGSPIAVPLNADNVSRARYFLRNALSDYPVPADDLELRSNVSTSKYTYTKFSQYHKGLKILNSNAQVRFNAEGNVTLFQLSVYPDADAATSPEILKEAVSGHLEKFFDHPVKRIEADDELAFLAVPGSEGNDLKLVYQLKVYTQESGRPEGEFKVFLDAQSGAVLYSQSLVHNANSSMNLTATVHETNPLQAAAEFPVPHAEVEINGTTYHTDENGNLDIDLFSATQATIKLSGKWSTVYTGNSSNTVSSFTTTLQPGTNAISFDSDASLRELSAYYHVNKIHDFLKLSIPAFDGMDFSLATRVDRTDGSCNAFYNGSSINFYTPGNGCQAFSLLADVVYHEYGHAINYEFYDWLGEDFENRALGEGYSDIWALAITGEAVLGLGRSLTNNNSYVRRYDADPKVYPQDLTGEVHDDGEIIAGAWWDLGVNLNSLEDMFDIFLEAYHATPNAFAGDEGRLYHDILIDALMADDDDGDLTNGTPNEMDIIDAFARHGITMLALAELEHNEMQRVEANTGITIEATLETDFTSYVKDLEVYYSVGDTGNWQATTMTNTSGNFYSAAIPSQSQGTIVNYYLRLRDTYDNVTQVLPAEADLANSNIPYQILVGYNRFHIEDFDENEGFWMIGQPEDNASTGEWEIGYPQASYLNVGSASPSSQVQTGEDHTTGYGRCAITGNSSTVTAASVHDVDNGITTLISPVFDLSEYDDPVIGYHRWYTNRQGANPGNDYFEAAISDDGGSTWKDVENTNVPDKSWRRYAFKVKDYIDELAIVRVRFIAADKSISGPNSGQSLVEAAIDDLEIFDTRVNTGITSHSSGDLALQVFPNPATGNLRISCNSDMSKGTLRFISVSGKILEQIPLAESNPGILEMNVSHLPAGLYLVELSDGTHIKRVKLSVVK, from the coding sequence ATGAAGAAGATTAACCGCCTGCTGATGGCAGGGCTCCTGTTGCCTTTCGCACTTATGGCGAGCAACCTGCCGGAACATCATCATTCCCACGAAAACGAAAAGCCCCTGGCGGCTGAAGCTAGGGCCAATCCTGCAACCCAGGCGCTGCTGAGAAATGCTGCTCCCTGGCAAAAATTTGAGCAGCAGCATGGAAACTGGAATGTTGTGTTCAATGAAACGACCGGCATCCCTTCCCGTGCTTTTGGCAGCCCTATAGCCGTGCCCCTGAATGCTGACAATGTAAGCCGTGCGCGCTACTTCCTCCGCAATGCTCTTTCTGATTATCCTGTTCCGGCAGATGATCTTGAACTGCGGAGCAATGTCAGCACATCAAAATATACGTATACCAAATTCTCCCAATATCATAAGGGATTGAAAATACTGAATAGCAACGCGCAGGTCAGATTCAATGCTGAAGGAAATGTTACGCTTTTCCAGCTTTCGGTTTATCCTGATGCTGATGCCGCAACCTCACCGGAGATATTGAAAGAAGCGGTTTCCGGCCACCTCGAAAAGTTCTTTGATCACCCGGTGAAACGCATTGAGGCGGATGATGAACTTGCATTTCTGGCAGTTCCGGGTAGCGAAGGAAACGATCTGAAATTGGTATACCAGCTAAAAGTGTATACGCAGGAATCAGGAAGGCCCGAGGGAGAATTCAAGGTTTTCCTGGATGCACAATCCGGAGCGGTACTTTACAGCCAGAGCCTGGTGCATAACGCGAATTCGTCAATGAACCTGACAGCAACGGTTCACGAAACGAATCCATTGCAGGCAGCGGCAGAATTCCCGGTTCCGCATGCAGAAGTGGAGATTAATGGAACCACATACCATACGGATGAGAATGGAAATCTGGATATTGACCTTTTCTCAGCTACACAAGCCACTATCAAGCTTTCGGGAAAATGGAGTACGGTTTACACCGGCAACAGCAGCAACACAGTTTCTTCCTTTACAACTACACTGCAACCAGGAACCAACGCTATTTCTTTTGACAGCGATGCCTCTCTGAGAGAGCTTTCTGCTTATTACCACGTCAATAAGATCCATGATTTTCTGAAGCTAAGCATTCCTGCTTTTGACGGTATGGATTTCTCGCTCGCAACCAGGGTAGACCGTACAGATGGAAGTTGCAATGCATTTTATAACGGAAGTTCTATCAATTTCTACACTCCGGGAAATGGCTGTCAGGCATTTTCGCTGCTGGCAGATGTAGTTTATCATGAATATGGTCATGCCATTAATTACGAGTTTTACGACTGGTTAGGCGAAGACTTTGAGAACAGGGCATTGGGAGAAGGATATTCTGATATCTGGGCCCTGGCGATTACCGGGGAAGCGGTTCTGGGCCTTGGCCGCAGCCTCACCAATAATAATTCCTATGTCCGGAGGTATGATGCTGATCCTAAAGTTTATCCCCAGGATTTAACAGGAGAAGTACATGACGATGGAGAGATAATAGCCGGTGCCTGGTGGGATCTGGGCGTAAACCTCAACTCGCTGGAAGATATGTTTGACATATTCCTGGAAGCCTATCATGCTACGCCCAATGCTTTTGCCGGGGATGAAGGACGGCTTTATCACGATATACTTATAGATGCACTGATGGCCGATGATGACGATGGTGATCTAACCAACGGCACACCCAATGAAATGGACATAATTGATGCTTTTGCCCGGCATGGTATCACGATGCTGGCCCTTGCAGAACTGGAACATAATGAGATGCAAAGGGTAGAAGCCAATACCGGAATTACGATCGAAGCCACACTTGAAACTGACTTTACCTCCTATGTGAAGGACCTGGAGGTATATTATTCGGTAGGCGATACCGGCAACTGGCAGGCGACTACAATGACCAATACAAGTGGAAACTTTTATTCAGCGGCCATTCCTTCACAGTCCCAGGGAACTATAGTAAATTATTACCTGCGCCTCCGGGATACTTATGACAATGTAACACAAGTGCTTCCCGCTGAAGCAGATCTTGCAAACTCCAATATTCCCTATCAGATACTGGTGGGATACAACCGATTCCATATTGAGGATTTTGATGAGAATGAAGGCTTTTGGATGATAGGGCAGCCGGAGGATAATGCCAGCACCGGAGAATGGGAAATCGGTTATCCGCAGGCATCCTATCTGAATGTGGGCAGCGCATCCCCAAGTTCACAGGTGCAAACCGGAGAAGATCACACCACAGGCTATGGGAGATGTGCCATAACGGGGAATTCGAGTACAGTTACCGCAGCAAGCGTTCATGATGTGGATAATGGTATTACCACGCTGATATCCCCGGTGTTTGACCTTTCGGAATATGATGATCCTGTGATCGGGTATCATCGCTGGTATACGAACCGGCAGGGCGCCAATCCCGGAAATGATTATTTTGAGGCAGCGATTAGCGATGATGGCGGATCAACCTGGAAGGATGTGGAGAATACAAATGTGCCAGACAAAAGCTGGAGACGCTACGCCTTTAAAGTCAAAGATTACATTGACGAGCTGGCCATTGTGCGCGTGCGGTTTATCGCGGCTGATAAATCAATTTCGGGTCCCAACAGCGGACAAAGCCTGGTGGAAGCTGCAATTGATGATCTGGAAATATTTGACACAAGGGTAAATACAGGTATTACCAGTCATTCTTCCGGAGATCTTGCGTTGCAGGTTTTTCCAAACCCTGCAACCGGTAACCTGCGCATCTCCTGCAACAGCGACATGAGCAAGGGAACCCTTCGATTCATCTCGGTTTCAGGCAAAATATTGGAGCAGATCCCTTTGGCTGAAAGCAATCCGGGTATACTCGAAATGAATGTTTCGCACCTGCCTGCCGGTCTCTATCTTGTAGAACTTTCTGATGGCACACATATTAAACGGGTAAAATTATCCGTAGTAAAATAA
- a CDS encoding putative sulfate exporter family transporter, translating to MNNKITFIRGILPGLLLAAGLAALAIGLARYLPFAGSATLALLLGIVLGNAGPPFSRLVPGLSYAEKKVLEISIVLIGFGLNIRIFSQLGFSIWVFIGASVVVVMGVAFLIGKAVGLTSRLSALLGAGSAICGSAAIGAVAPLIQSTKEETGLAIGIINALGTVGLLLLPAVITLMDYSDDAAGLMIGGVLQSMGHVAGAAFAVNDNIGTLATVIKMGRIVLIIPLLIILYFAGRGKSTEKKRGLKGFPLFILFFLASIGIAQIGAFPQALATQLSQAGNYLLIVAMVGIGFKIRIRPLFNIAGRALASGALIFVFQILLYLVYLNFKQF from the coding sequence ATGAATAATAAGATCACCTTCATCAGAGGCATTTTGCCCGGACTGTTGCTGGCAGCGGGCCTCGCAGCTTTGGCTATTGGCCTGGCGCGGTATCTTCCGTTTGCCGGGTCTGCAACGCTGGCGTTGTTGCTGGGCATTGTGCTCGGCAATGCCGGCCCGCCATTCAGCCGGCTGGTTCCTGGCCTTAGCTATGCTGAGAAAAAAGTGCTGGAAATATCCATAGTGCTCATTGGCTTTGGGCTCAATATCCGCATCTTTTCGCAGCTTGGATTTTCCATTTGGGTTTTTATTGGGGCATCCGTGGTTGTGGTAATGGGTGTAGCATTTCTGATCGGAAAGGCGGTGGGCCTGACCTCGCGCCTCAGCGCACTGTTAGGTGCAGGCAGTGCCATTTGCGGATCGGCAGCTATTGGTGCTGTTGCTCCACTTATTCAAAGCACAAAGGAAGAAACCGGCCTGGCGATCGGAATTATTAATGCACTGGGAACTGTTGGCCTGCTCCTGTTGCCGGCTGTCATTACGTTGATGGATTACAGCGATGACGCTGCGGGCCTGATGATTGGCGGTGTGCTGCAATCTATGGGGCACGTGGCGGGCGCGGCTTTCGCAGTGAACGATAATATCGGAACGTTGGCCACCGTCATCAAAATGGGCAGGATAGTTTTAATTATTCCGCTTCTCATCATTCTTTATTTTGCAGGCAGAGGTAAGTCCACAGAAAAGAAACGTGGATTAAAGGGGTTCCCTTTGTTTATTTTATTTTTTCTGGCAAGTATTGGAATTGCACAGATCGGGGCATTTCCGCAGGCTCTTGCCACCCAACTTTCGCAGGCAGGCAATTATCTGCTCATCGTGGCAATGGTGGGCATTGGGTTTAAGATCCGCATCAGGCCTTTATTTAATATAGCCGGGAGAGCGCTGGCTTCCGGAGCGCTGATATTTGTTTTCCAGATTTTACTTTATCTGGTGTATTTAAATTTTAAACAGTTTTAA
- a CDS encoding histidine phosphatase family protein, translating to MKTLYLVRHAEAQYPSAVIKDRNRTLTHTGVSEAHELARRFLLLSSLPQKIFYSEAKRTIATAEIISTLLNIPDGCCIPLPGLYEADAEKLLEMIGENSIDIESVMVVGHNPAVTDLAVHLCKGFVNVFPPSGLACISLSAACWLEVSRNCGRMNYFINGRKY from the coding sequence GTGAAAACTCTCTACCTCGTTCGCCATGCGGAGGCTCAATACCCGAGTGCTGTCATTAAGGACCGAAACCGAACCCTAACTCATACCGGTGTTTCTGAAGCGCATGAACTCGCAAGGCGGTTTTTGTTGCTTTCCTCTCTGCCTCAAAAAATCTTTTATTCCGAAGCAAAACGCACCATTGCAACGGCTGAAATAATTTCAACGCTGCTGAATATCCCTGATGGCTGCTGCATTCCGCTACCGGGCTTATATGAAGCGGATGCAGAAAAGCTTCTTGAGATGATCGGGGAAAATTCTATAGATATTGAATCAGTGATGGTGGTGGGCCATAATCCCGCGGTAACCGATTTGGCCGTACATCTCTGCAAGGGTTTTGTGAACGTTTTCCCGCCATCAGGGCTGGCCTGTATTTCCCTGTCTGCCGCCTGCTGGCTAGAGGTTTCCCGAAACTGCGGCAGGATGAATTATTTCATTAACGGCAGGAAATATTAG
- a CDS encoding DUF6157 family protein yields MKTTNYHNTFIKVAEDCPVTAAEVPPQKSDKKTIANLQFEMINDAPYQYTSDDVIFEIHAKRKGVSKAALASARQEFFSCGQACLRTSPLARRYGWGIHSDASGKVALYPLGSAEYNRFANDETLKQVMAMRSTRG; encoded by the coding sequence ATGAAGACGACCAATTACCATAACACATTTATAAAAGTGGCCGAAGATTGTCCGGTAACCGCTGCTGAAGTTCCGCCACAAAAAAGCGATAAGAAGACGATTGCCAATCTTCAGTTTGAGATGATCAATGACGCTCCCTACCAATACACCTCGGATGACGTGATCTTTGAAATACACGCAAAGAGAAAAGGGGTGAGCAAAGCAGCGTTGGCGTCCGCCCGGCAGGAATTCTTTTCCTGTGGTCAGGCATGCCTTCGCACTTCGCCTCTTGCAAGGCGATACGGATGGGGCATTCACAGCGATGCAAGCGGAAAGGTGGCGCTTTACCCGCTCGGGTCCGCGGAATACAATCGTTTCGCAAATGATGAAACACTGAAGCAAGTAATGGCAATGCGCTCCACGAGAGGTTGA
- the cysS gene encoding cysteine--tRNA ligase: MQNDLLIYNTLSRTKEKFNPLNPPFVGLYVCGPTVYGDAHLGHARPYIIFDVLYRYLRHNGYKVRYVRNITDVGHLENDADEGEDKIAKKARLEQLEPMEVVKYYTDRFHDNMDRLNTLRPSIEPTASGHIIEQIRMIKEILENGFAYEVDGSVYFDVPRYNETENYGKLSGRKVEDLFANTRELEGQQEKRSPLDFALWKRAQPQHIMRWPSPWGDGFPGWHLECSAMSTKYLGDEFDIHGGGMDLLFPHHECEIAQSRGSKGHDAVRYWMHNNMITINGQKMGKSLGNFITLEELFSGTHKLLAQPYSPMTIRFFILQAHYRSTLDFSNEALQAAEKGLQRLMHAHKMAGQLRPSKKSDWNVAEWKERTYEMMNDDLNTPRLIAELFDAASVIHKIKNGQLSLDEAALEDFRAHFYTCTEEILGLQREEESADDKLNGVLELLLSIRNEARARKDFATSDKIRDELQNVGIKIMDAKEGARWEIE; this comes from the coding sequence ATGCAAAATGACCTCTTAATTTACAATACGCTTAGCCGCACCAAAGAAAAGTTCAACCCGCTGAACCCGCCTTTTGTGGGTCTCTACGTTTGTGGCCCCACCGTTTATGGCGATGCTCATTTGGGCCATGCCAGGCCATATATCATTTTTGATGTGCTGTACCGCTACCTGCGCCACAATGGATACAAAGTGCGTTATGTGCGGAATATTACGGATGTGGGCCACCTTGAGAATGATGCCGATGAGGGCGAAGACAAAATAGCAAAGAAGGCGCGCCTGGAACAACTGGAGCCGATGGAGGTAGTGAAGTATTATACTGACCGTTTTCATGATAATATGGATCGGCTCAATACACTGCGGCCCAGCATTGAACCTACCGCAAGCGGCCACATCATTGAGCAGATACGGATGATTAAGGAAATACTGGAAAACGGGTTTGCTTATGAGGTAGACGGCTCCGTTTATTTTGATGTCCCCAGATATAATGAAACGGAAAATTATGGCAAGTTATCCGGCAGAAAAGTGGAGGATCTTTTTGCCAATACACGGGAACTGGAAGGTCAGCAGGAAAAACGCAGCCCTCTTGATTTTGCGCTATGGAAAAGGGCACAGCCGCAGCACATCATGCGCTGGCCTTCGCCCTGGGGGGATGGCTTCCCGGGCTGGCATCTGGAATGCTCGGCAATGAGCACCAAATACCTTGGCGATGAGTTCGACATACACGGTGGCGGCATGGACCTGTTGTTTCCCCACCATGAATGCGAAATAGCCCAAAGCCGCGGCAGCAAAGGCCACGATGCCGTTCGTTATTGGATGCACAACAATATGATCACGATCAACGGCCAGAAGATGGGCAAGTCGCTGGGCAATTTCATCACGCTGGAAGAACTCTTCAGCGGTACGCATAAATTGCTTGCACAACCCTATTCTCCAATGACCATTCGCTTTTTTATTCTACAGGCACATTATCGCAGCACGCTGGATTTTAGCAACGAAGCACTGCAGGCTGCAGAAAAAGGATTGCAACGGCTGATGCACGCTCACAAAATGGCGGGCCAGCTTAGGCCATCCAAAAAATCTGACTGGAATGTGGCGGAATGGAAAGAGCGGACTTACGAAATGATGAACGATGACCTGAATACTCCCCGGCTCATCGCAGAATTATTTGATGCCGCCTCCGTGATCCATAAAATAAAGAATGGTCAGCTTTCGCTCGATGAAGCCGCATTGGAGGATTTCCGCGCGCACTTCTACACTTGCACAGAGGAGATCCTGGGCCTGCAGCGCGAAGAAGAATCTGCGGACGATAAATTAAATGGTGTACTTGAATTGCTGCTGTCCATCCGGAATGAAGCTCGCGCGAGAAAGGATTTTGCAACGTCAGATAAGATCAGGGATGAACTGCAAAATGTGGGAATTAAAATAATGGACGCCAAAGAAGGAGCCCGCTGGGAAATTGAATAA
- a CDS encoding NifU family protein, with the protein MTTAQTAIPLTIYAEATPNPETLKFVLNKPLVKKGIFEFDNSTEAKNSPLAEMLFGFSFVKGVFIMNNFISVTKDPAYKWVDLIHTLRQSIKDFVEEGTEIISQEYLDAQEATGEDGAADEDNAVVMIKQILNSQVKPAVEMDGGFIEFKSFEEGKVTLILRGACSGCPSSTVTLKAGIEGLLKRFVPEVKEVVAEAM; encoded by the coding sequence ATGACGACTGCTCAAACCGCGATTCCACTTACCATTTACGCTGAAGCAACGCCCAATCCTGAGACCCTCAAGTTTGTGCTCAACAAGCCTTTGGTAAAGAAAGGGATCTTTGAATTTGATAATAGTACCGAAGCCAAAAACTCTCCTTTGGCTGAAATGCTTTTCGGATTTTCATTCGTGAAAGGCGTTTTCATTATGAATAACTTCATCTCCGTTACCAAGGATCCCGCATATAAATGGGTGGACCTGATCCATACGCTGCGTCAAAGCATCAAAGATTTCGTGGAGGAAGGAACTGAGATCATCAGCCAGGAATATTTAGATGCGCAGGAAGCGACTGGCGAAGATGGAGCGGCAGACGAAGACAATGCTGTAGTTATGATCAAGCAAATCCTGAACAGCCAGGTTAAGCCCGCAGTGGAGATGGATGGGGGATTCATTGAATTTAAATCATTTGAAGAGGGAAAAGTGACGCTCATCCTGCGGGGTGCCTGTAGCGGCTGTCCGTCTTCTACCGTTACCCTGAAAGCAGGAATTGAAGGATTGCTGAAAAGATTTGTTCCCGAGGTAAAAGAAGTAGTGGCCGAGGCGATGTAA
- a CDS encoding pyridoxal phosphate-dependent aminotransferase — MKRGLTQRISELQEAETLKMARMCRELQEGGSKVISLSLGEPDFATPEHIREAAIQAIRDGYSSYPPVPGYSDLREAIAAKFRRDNNLDYGASQVMVSTGAKQSLMNLLLALVEKGDEVILPAPYWVSYPQMVQFAQATVVPLNTSIENDYKITPEQLEAAITDKTRVFLFNSPCNPTGSVYSEAEQRALGEVLARHPEVQIISDEIYEYITYGEKHFSLAQIPELNERTTVVNGVSKGFAMTGWRIGYMAGPEWLIKGCEKLQGQFTSGACSISQRATLAALTSSLEPTRQMATSFAKRKKLVVEKLSQINGIKANDPKGAFYIFPEIKHYFGTHTNNQRIQTSSELCMYLLQDAHVSLVAGEAFGSPNCIRLSFAASETDLITGLENIKNSLDKLEV; from the coding sequence ATGAAGCGTGGACTCACTCAACGTATAAGTGAATTACAGGAAGCGGAAACGCTGAAGATGGCGCGCATGTGCCGTGAACTTCAGGAGGGCGGTAGCAAAGTGATCAGCCTGAGCCTGGGGGAGCCTGATTTCGCTACTCCGGAACATATCCGGGAAGCGGCCATTCAGGCCATTCGCGATGGATACAGCAGCTACCCGCCCGTTCCCGGATATTCTGACCTGCGCGAGGCCATAGCGGCTAAATTCAGGCGCGATAATAATTTGGATTATGGGGCATCGCAGGTAATGGTGAGCACAGGCGCAAAGCAATCTTTGATGAACCTGCTTCTGGCGCTGGTGGAGAAAGGGGATGAGGTGATTCTGCCCGCTCCATATTGGGTCAGTTATCCGCAGATGGTGCAGTTTGCGCAGGCCACGGTTGTTCCCCTCAACACTAGCATTGAGAACGATTATAAAATAACACCGGAGCAACTTGAGGCAGCCATCACTGACAAGACCCGTGTATTTCTTTTTAATTCACCATGCAATCCGACAGGGAGTGTTTATTCAGAGGCAGAGCAGCGCGCGTTGGGAGAAGTGCTGGCAAGGCATCCGGAGGTGCAGATCATTTCAGACGAGATTTACGAATACATTACTTACGGAGAAAAGCATTTTTCGCTGGCGCAAATTCCTGAGCTGAATGAGCGAACTACGGTGGTAAATGGCGTCTCCAAAGGATTTGCAATGACCGGCTGGCGGATAGGCTACATGGCCGGCCCCGAATGGCTCATCAAGGGTTGCGAGAAACTCCAGGGGCAATTCACCTCAGGGGCATGTTCTATCTCGCAACGGGCCACGCTTGCCGCGCTCACCAGCTCCCTGGAACCAACCCGCCAAATGGCCACGAGCTTTGCGAAACGCAAAAAGCTTGTTGTCGAAAAGCTGAGCCAGATAAACGGCATTAAAGCCAACGATCCCAAAGGCGCATTTTATATTTTTCCCGAAATAAAACATTACTTCGGAACCCATACCAACAACCAGAGAATCCAGACCAGCAGCGAACTGTGCATGTATCTGCTTCAGGATGCGCACGTATCGCTGGTAGCCGGAGAGGCTTTTGGCAGCCCCAACTGCATCCGCCTTTCCTTCGCTGCCTCAGAAACCGACCTTATTACAGGTTTGGAAAACATCAAAAATTCACTTGATAAACTGGAGGTATGA
- a CDS encoding M28 family peptidase — MRFFPIILLLSLLTLAGCGGCDDKKPSSTKVPKPARHVEVPDFNADTAFAYIEKQLSFGPRVPNSPEHARAAQYLSSELGRYADTTYMQTGSVRAFNGKSLNLKNIIGIFGPEKKRKILLCAHWDTRPFADQDADSLFNEPIPGANDGASGVAVLLEMARHFHEKQPDVGVVMIFFDAEDYGKPDQIPGPQTNSYALGSQYWARSVDKSRYIADYGILLDMVGGSDARFFREKYSMDYAPSIVKKVWRTASQLGHNGYFISLNGGGVVDDHYYINTLAQIPTINIVDFDNSRDKGFNDHWHTLDDDIENIDRNTLKAVGQTVIKVVYEEEGLGV; from the coding sequence ATGAGATTTTTCCCGATAATACTTCTTTTATCACTGCTTACCCTTGCAGGCTGCGGTGGGTGCGATGATAAAAAGCCTTCGTCAACTAAAGTCCCAAAGCCGGCCCGCCATGTGGAAGTGCCGGATTTTAATGCTGATACCGCCTTCGCCTATATTGAAAAGCAGTTGAGTTTCGGCCCGCGTGTCCCGAATTCACCTGAACATGCCCGTGCAGCACAATATCTTTCAAGCGAGCTGGGCCGCTATGCTGATACCACTTATATGCAAACCGGCAGCGTCAGAGCGTTTAACGGTAAATCCCTGAATCTGAAAAACATTATCGGAATATTTGGCCCGGAGAAAAAGCGCAAGATCTTGCTTTGCGCGCATTGGGATACGAGGCCTTTCGCTGACCAGGATGCAGACTCTTTGTTCAATGAACCCATACCGGGTGCGAATGACGGAGCCAGCGGTGTGGCAGTCCTCCTCGAAATGGCGCGTCACTTCCACGAAAAGCAGCCTGACGTGGGCGTGGTCATGATATTTTTCGATGCAGAAGATTACGGAAAGCCCGACCAGATACCGGGTCCCCAAACCAATAGCTATGCACTTGGCTCTCAATACTGGGCCAGGAGTGTAGACAAATCGCGATACATAGCCGATTACGGAATATTGCTCGACATGGTGGGCGGCAGTGATGCCCGTTTCTTTCGGGAAAAATACTCAATGGATTATGCCCCTTCCATCGTAAAAAAAGTGTGGCGCACCGCTTCTCAGCTCGGCCACAACGGCTACTTTATTTCCCTGAATGGAGGAGGCGTGGTTGATGATCATTATTATATTAATACGCTTGCACAAATACCTACTATTAATATCGTGGATTTCGATAATTCCCGCGATAAAGGTTTCAATGATCATTGGCATACGCTGGATGACGACATTGAAAATATAGACCGGAATACGCTGAAGGCTGTGGGCCAAACCGTAATAAAAGTGGTGTATGAGGAGGAGGGACTGGGAGTTTAA